A window of Verrucomicrobiia bacterium genomic DNA:
TCCTGCCCGGCGTGTTGATCGTGATGCTCACCGCCTACGAGGACACGGACAACATCTTCGGTTCGCTCGAGGCCGGGGCGTCTGGTTACCTGCTCAAACGCTCCAAGAGTGCTGAAATCCTGGAGGCCATCAAGGAGGTCGTGGACGGCGGTTCGCCGATGACCGCGCACATCGCGCGGAAGGTCGTGCATTCCTTCCAGGCGCGGGGCGCCTCCCCGCAACCCACCGAGAACCTGGCCGAGCGCGAGCGGGAAGTGTTGGAACTGCTGGCCCAGGGGTTCATGTATAAGGAAATCGCCGACAAACTTGGCATCGGTTTCGAAACCGTGCGCACCTACGTCCGCCGGATTTATGAGAAGCTGCAGGTGCGCTCGCGGACGGAGGCGGTGGCCAAGGCCTTGCGCCGGTAACGGGTGAAAGATGGGCCAGCGGGGGGATTCTCGGTGCACCCCTTG
This region includes:
- a CDS encoding response regulator transcription factor, producing the protein MPITVAIVEDNADLRGTLARILNRAPGHQCVGQYGDAESALKGLPKDTPQVVLMDINLPGMNGVECVRRLKQLLPGVLIVMLTAYEDTDNIFGSLEAGASGYLLKRSKSAEILEAIKEVVDGGSPMTAHIARKVVHSFQARGASPQPTENLAEREREVLELLAQGFMYKEIADKLGIGFETVRTYVRRIYEKLQVRSRTEAVAKALRR